Proteins encoded within one genomic window of Thunnus maccoyii chromosome 22, fThuMac1.1, whole genome shotgun sequence:
- the LOC121889050 gene encoding CD276 antigen-like has product MTVEWARPDLNPRFVYVWRDGVELESKKHLIYKGRTSVSVDKLRHGDVSLKLSRVKLSDQGRYRCFIPTRGDSFIELVVGVVSLPAIVSINRTSSAVVLRCVSKGWHPEPEVFWLDGEGNLLSAGPTETVRGPDDLYTVSSRVTVEKRHNNNFTCRVQQNNINQIIETHIQISADFFTIPPSSFVYIIIGVIVLIIFCLCSLAFIFAWWKWKQQKPRTTQTMKLEPLIDGERD; this is encoded by the exons ATGACTGTAGAGTGGGCGAGACCTGACCTGAACCCCagatttgtgtatgtgtggcgTGACGGAGTGGAACTAGAGAGTAAAAAGCATTTGATCTACAAGGGAAGAACATCAGTGTCTGTAGACAAACTGAGGCATGGAGACGTTTCACTGAAACTCTCCAGAGTGAAACTCTCTGATCAGGGAAGATACAGATGCTTCATTCCTACACGTGGTGACTCTTTCATTGAGCTTGTTGTTG GTGTTGTCTCCTTACCTGCCATAGTGAGTATTAACAGAACCAGCAGTGCAGTGGTGTTACGGTGTGTATCTAAAGGCTGGCATCCAGAGCCTGAGGTGTTTTGGTTGGACGGTGAGGGAAACCTCCTCTCTGCTGGACCTACAGAGACAGTCAGAGGTCCTGATGACCTCTATActgtcagcagcagagtgactgtagagaagagacacaacaacaacttcaCCTGTAGAGTCCAACAGAACAACATCAACCAGATCATAGAGACACACATTCAGATTTCAG cTGATTTCTTCACAATCCCACCAAGTTCATTTGTTTATATCATCATCGGTgtcattgttttgattattttctgtttgtgcagTCTTGCATTCATCTTTGCTTGGTGGaaatggaaacaacaaaaacca
- the LOC121889051 gene encoding high affinity immunoglobulin gamma Fc receptor I-like has product MAGSVILESPVLPLMEGDAATLHCRKKTTSSYFTADFYKDGVLVRSSSTGNMTIHSVSKSDEGLYKCNISGAGESPESRLTVRVGSVILESPAHPVMEADDVTLRCRKKNTALSHIADFYKHGLHFGTGYKGDMTIHSVSKSDEGPYKCSISGAGESAESWLTVRAVTVILESPVLPVIEGEAVTLHCRNKTTSATFTADFYKDGLFMRSSSTGNMTINSVSKSDEGLYKCNISGGGESTESRLAVRDQLPILLYLFIRTVATILWVALLLLVLRKHYFGEDRAD; this is encoded by the exons ATGG ctggtTCTGTGATCCTGGAGAGTCCCGTCCTTCCTCTGATGGAGGGAGATGCTGCAACTCTGCACTGTAGAAAGAAGACAACTTCCTCCTACTTCACAGCAGATTTTTATAAAGATGGTGTCCTAGTCAGGAGCAGCTCCACAGGAAACATGACCATCCACAGTGTTTCAAAGTCTGATGAAGGACTCTACAAGTGTAACATCTCTGGAGCTGGAGAATCACCAGAGAGCCGGCTGACTGTCAGAG TTGGTTCTGTGATCCTGGAGAGTCCCGCTCATCCTGTGATGGAGGCAGATGATGTGACTCTGCGCTGCAGGAAGAAGAACACTGCTTTAAGCCACATAGCTGATTTCTATAAACATGGCCTCCACTTTGGAACTGGCTATAAAGGAGACATGACCATCCACAGTGTTTCCAAGTCTGATGAAGGACCCTACAAGTGCAGCATCTCTGGAGCTGGAGAATCAGCAGAGAGCTGGCTGACTGTCAGAG CTGTTACTGTGATCCTGGAGAGTCCTGTCCTTCCTGTGATTGAGGGAGAAGCTGTAACTCTACACTGTAGAAACAAGACGACCTCCGCCACCTTCACAGCTGACTTTTATAAAGATGGCCTCTTCATGAGGAGCAGCTCTACAGGAAACATGACCATCAACAGTGTTTCCAAGTCTGACGAAGGCCTCTACAAGTGTAACATCTCTGGAGGTGGCGAATCAACAGAGAGCCGGCTGGCTGTCAGAG ATCAACTTCCTATTCTCCTCTATCTGTTCATAAGGACTGTTGCCACCATTTTGTGGgtggctctgctgctgttggtgttGAGAAAACATTACTTTGGCGAAGACAGAG CTGACTGA
- the LOC121889695 gene encoding Fc receptor-like protein 5 isoform X1: MEVTALCIRLLVNALLLLTAQIQNTSQQADAVFPHVDPNQLQFFEYESISFNCSGFHGPTEWRVMQKRSSFNSQWETAAGSLNIKPVYTSHSGEYWCENEGGERSNTLNITVTDGDMILEIPALPVIEQQAVTLRCRKKTTSSNSLADFYKDGHLIKTDYTGKMNVHNISMSDEGLYKCKISGAGESPESWLAVRGAVLTTNQETTPQEDQEDQEGQESHPPHPGSIQLSILLPVVFTILCVAVLLVLVGLLHFRKHRGSDLVYSEVIYANVTKYKKKRGCQEANVADLHDMMYAVVIAKRKEKDH, from the exons ATGGAGGTCACAGCGCTCTGCATTAGACTCT TGGTGAATGCACTGTTGCTGCTAACTGCTCAAATACAGAACACTTCTCAGCAAGCTG ATGCAGTTTTTCCTCATGTTGATCCAAACCAACTGCAGTTCTTTGAATATGAATCCATCTCCTTTAATTGTTCGGGGTTTCACGGTCCAACTGAATGGAGAGTAATGCAAAAGAGATCTTCATTTAATTCTCAGTGGGAGACAGCAGCAGGATCCTTGAACATTAAACCTGTCTATACATCACACAGTGGAGAGTACTGGTGTGAaaatgaaggaggagagagaagcaacacTCTCAACATCACTGTCACTG ATGGTGATATGATCCTGGAGATTCCTGCTCTCCCTGTGATCGAACAACAGGCTGTCACTCTGCGCTGTAGAAAAAAGACAACTTCCTCCAACTCCCTAGCTGATTTCTATAAAGATGGCCACCTCATTAAAACAGATTATACAGGCAAGATGAATGTTCACAATATTTCCATGTCTGATGAAGGTctttacaaatgtaaaatctCTGGAGCTGGAGAATCACCAGAGAGCTGGCTGGCTGTCAGAG GTGCAGTGTTAACAACAAATCAAGAGACAACACCTCAAGAGGATCAAGAGGATCAAGAGGGTCAAGAGTCTCATCCTCCCCACCCTGGCTCCATTCAGCTCTCCATCCTCTTACCAGTTGTCTTCACCATTTTGTGTGTGGCTGTGCTGTTGGTGTTGGTGGGACTACTTCACTTTCGGAAACACAGAG GATCGGACCTAG tctaTTCGGAAGTCATATATGCTAATGTCACAAAATACAAGAAGAAGAGAG gTTGTCAAGAGGCAAATGTAGCTGATCTACATGACATGATGTATGCTGTTGTCATAgcaaagaggaaggagaaag ATCACTGA
- the LOC121889695 gene encoding Fc receptor-like protein 5 isoform X2, translated as MILMVNALLLLTAQIQNTSQQADAVFPHVDPNQLQFFEYESISFNCSGFHGPTEWRVMQKRSSFNSQWETAAGSLNIKPVYTSHSGEYWCENEGGERSNTLNITVTDGDMILEIPALPVIEQQAVTLRCRKKTTSSNSLADFYKDGHLIKTDYTGKMNVHNISMSDEGLYKCKISGAGESPESWLAVRGAVLTTNQETTPQEDQEDQEGQESHPPHPGSIQLSILLPVVFTILCVAVLLVLVGLLHFRKHRGSDLVYSEVIYANVTKYKKKRGCQEANVADLHDMMYAVVIAKRKEKDH; from the exons ATGATTTTAA TGGTGAATGCACTGTTGCTGCTAACTGCTCAAATACAGAACACTTCTCAGCAAGCTG ATGCAGTTTTTCCTCATGTTGATCCAAACCAACTGCAGTTCTTTGAATATGAATCCATCTCCTTTAATTGTTCGGGGTTTCACGGTCCAACTGAATGGAGAGTAATGCAAAAGAGATCTTCATTTAATTCTCAGTGGGAGACAGCAGCAGGATCCTTGAACATTAAACCTGTCTATACATCACACAGTGGAGAGTACTGGTGTGAaaatgaaggaggagagagaagcaacacTCTCAACATCACTGTCACTG ATGGTGATATGATCCTGGAGATTCCTGCTCTCCCTGTGATCGAACAACAGGCTGTCACTCTGCGCTGTAGAAAAAAGACAACTTCCTCCAACTCCCTAGCTGATTTCTATAAAGATGGCCACCTCATTAAAACAGATTATACAGGCAAGATGAATGTTCACAATATTTCCATGTCTGATGAAGGTctttacaaatgtaaaatctCTGGAGCTGGAGAATCACCAGAGAGCTGGCTGGCTGTCAGAG GTGCAGTGTTAACAACAAATCAAGAGACAACACCTCAAGAGGATCAAGAGGATCAAGAGGGTCAAGAGTCTCATCCTCCCCACCCTGGCTCCATTCAGCTCTCCATCCTCTTACCAGTTGTCTTCACCATTTTGTGTGTGGCTGTGCTGTTGGTGTTGGTGGGACTACTTCACTTTCGGAAACACAGAG GATCGGACCTAG tctaTTCGGAAGTCATATATGCTAATGTCACAAAATACAAGAAGAAGAGAG gTTGTCAAGAGGCAAATGTAGCTGATCTACATGACATGATGTATGCTGTTGTCATAgcaaagaggaaggagaaag ATCACTGA
- the LOC121889053 gene encoding low affinity immunoglobulin gamma Fc region receptor II-a-like, producing MTVLNVLMLVAHIQQSHALEDNAAFARIIPNRLQVFDYSSISFNCEGYTMDEWSVVRKIKGEVSPCVSNWVTTAYVCAIKPAYPTDSGEYWCEAGEGERSNTVNITITAGSVILESPVLPVMEGDGATLRCRSKKTSAAHIADFYKDGLFFGTSSIGEMTVQSVSKSNEGLYKCSISDFGESPESWLAVRARHIETQCSSSDDTSDHSCHIYLVLRTVFTIVIVALLLLLVGLLHYGKLKVT from the exons ATGACAG TGTTGAATGTATTGATGCTGGTCGCTCACATCCAGCAAAGTCATGCTCTGGAAGACA ATGCAGCTTTTGCTCGGATCATTCCAAACAGACTGCAGGTCTTTGACTACAGCTCCATCTCTTTTAATTGTGAGGGTTACACCATGGATGAATGGAGCGTGGTGAGGAAGATAAAGGGAGAAGTCAGTCCGTGTGTCAGTAACTGGGTGACGACAGCATATGTCTGTGCCATCAAACCAGCTTATCCAACAGACAGCGGAGAGTACTGGTGTGAGgctggagaaggagagagaagcaacacTGTCAACATCACTATCACTG CTGGGTCTGTGATCCTGGAGAGTCCTGTTCTtcctgtgatggagggagatggTGCCACTCTGCGCTGCAGAAGTAAAAAGACCTCTGCTGCCCACATAGCTGATTTCTATAAAGATGGCCTCTTTTTTGGCACCAGCTCCATTGGAGAGATGACCGTCCAAAGTGTTTCAAAATCTAATGAAGGACTCTACAAGTGCAGCATCTCTGACTTTGGAGAATCACCAGAGAGCTGGCTCGCTGTCAGAG cACGTCACATCGAAACTCAGTGCTCTTCCTCAGACGACACCTCAGATCACTCCTGTCATATTTACCTCGTCTTAAGGACTGTGTTCACCATCGTGATTgtggctctgctgctgctgctggtgggaCTACTTCACTATGGGAAACTCAaagttacataa